The following coding sequences are from one Candidatus Borkfalkia ceftriaxoniphila window:
- a CDS encoding class I adenylate-forming enzyme family protein, which produces MRIPKHKSEQCNKNLYDYLRSYAEIDAARPYMVTEQGTTTYGEALETVESLAAFFMSQGLKKGSLVALRATRNPDTILLTIALGCFGAVTVMTDPHVKARDYVAQTGVDIRPDFYLTNEDFSEDISAGGAWKLIGEHSKSDVDLRQKLLGRKDFVRAAAKQTKPDDPFMIIFTSGSTGKAKAVLLSHKNCIANPVDAMPLFEECEKDRAIALLPFNHVFGFAVAACATFCGHGIVFPTDTNIDRVLWCIEKFKITCIYAVPTFFMELLRDGRHTRYDLSSLRLGLMAGAPFTAEQMRYIEGQLGLRLMPGYGMSECVGISTCRYADSVEERSAGVGRLYPMTEARLTDEEGNILPTGQEGEVCVRGMTLMLGYYNDESATREVIDKEGWMHTGDLGYFDCKGILHISGRKKEIIIRNGNNLSAVEIEKKICSLPHVYMAAVVGVSDENCGEIPCAAIVLEKGCSLTVERITELVTSVLNKLEMPEKIIILPSIPLTGSGKIDKQALKDLFKNDEISSKSKM; this is translated from the coding sequence ATGAGAATACCGAAACATAAGTCGGAGCAATGTAATAAAAATTTATACGACTATCTGCGTTCTTATGCAGAAATAGATGCGGCCAGGCCGTATATGGTCACGGAACAGGGAACGACGACGTACGGCGAGGCGTTGGAAACAGTGGAAAGTCTTGCGGCGTTTTTTATGTCGCAAGGATTAAAAAAAGGCAGTTTGGTCGCATTGCGTGCGACGCGTAATCCCGATACGATATTGTTGACGATCGCGCTGGGATGTTTCGGAGCCGTTACCGTTATGACGGATCCTCATGTAAAGGCGAGGGATTATGTGGCGCAGACAGGTGTGGATATCCGACCGGATTTTTACTTGACGAATGAAGATTTTTCCGAAGACATCAGTGCCGGCGGAGCCTGGAAACTGATCGGGGAACATAGTAAAAGCGATGTGGATCTGCGTCAAAAATTATTAGGACGGAAAGATTTTGTGCGTGCCGCCGCAAAACAAACGAAACCCGACGACCCTTTTATGATCATATTTACTTCCGGTTCGACGGGAAAGGCAAAGGCTGTATTGCTCAGCCATAAAAACTGTATTGCAAACCCTGTGGATGCCATGCCTCTTTTTGAAGAATGCGAAAAAGACAGGGCGATCGCATTGCTTCCGTTCAATCATGTATTCGGCTTTGCGGTCGCCGCCTGCGCAACTTTTTGCGGACATGGTATCGTGTTTCCGACGGATACGAATATAGATCGGGTGCTTTGGTGTATCGAAAAATTCAAAATAACTTGTATCTATGCCGTCCCTACATTTTTCATGGAATTGTTGCGCGACGGGCGGCATACGCGCTACGATTTATCGTCGCTCCGTCTTGGCTTGATGGCGGGAGCGCCTTTCACCGCAGAGCAGATGAGATATATAGAGGGGCAACTGGGATTACGGCTGATGCCCGGTTACGGCATGAGCGAATGCGTCGGTATCAGCACGTGCAGATACGCCGATTCGGTAGAAGAGCGCTCTGCAGGAGTGGGGCGGCTGTATCCCATGACCGAAGCAAGATTGACGGATGAGGAAGGAAATATTCTGCCGACGGGGCAGGAGGGTGAAGTATGCGTGCGCGGAATGACGCTGATGTTGGGATATTATAACGATGAAAGCGCAACTCGCGAAGTGATAGACAAAGAGGGTTGGATGCATACAGGGGATCTGGGATATTTCGACTGCAAAGGCATCTTACATATCAGCGGGAGAAAAAAAGAGATCATTATACGCAACGGAAATAATTTATCCGCAGTAGAGATCGAAAAGAAGATATGTTCTCTTCCGCATGTTTATATGGCGGCGGTGGTGGGAGTGTCGGACGAAAACTGCGGAGAGATTCCTTGCGCGGCGATCGTCTTGGAAAAAGGTTGTTCATTGACCGTGGAAAGGATAACGGAACTTGTAACGAGCGTCCTGAATAAACTCGAAATGCCTGAAAAAATCATAATTCTTCCGAGCATTCCTCTTACCGGTTCGGGTAAAATCGATAAACAGGCGTTAAAAGACCTTTTTAAAAATGACGAAATATCGAGTAAAAGCAAGATGTGA
- a CDS encoding beta-glucosidase has protein sequence MNKSEIIKKMTIEEKASFLSGRDFWSTTEYEKYGIPSMFLSDGPHGVRKQASASDHLGLNASIAATCYPTASAMANSWNTALGERLGERLGEEAASQRVNVLLGPGLNIKRNPLCGRNFEYFSEDPYQAGKLAAAYIRGIQKNGISACPKHFAANNQEERRMVIDSVVDERTLREIYLTGFEIAVKEGEPKTIMSSYNRVNGTHANENEHLLREILRDEWGYGGVVVSDWAGSNDRVAGLKAGNELEMPCCRYGNEDIVRAVKEGRLDEKIVNESLVRLLDLIFETDGALKDAPEQFNESEHHLFALECARESAVLLKNEKSALPLTKKERVCVVGDFACKPRYQGAGSSVVNPTRLDSVLGCIKEYPLQYVGYAQGYERYGKKNQKLRKKAVTLAESADTILYFVGLDEVSEAEGIDRRDMKLPQNQLEVLTELTRLGKKVVAVLVGGSAVEFGALEQSDAILYACLGGQAGARAILDILTGKINPSGKLAESFPYAWKDCASSSRFPGKAMSVEYREGLYVGYRYFSTAKIPVRYPFGFGLSYTKFEYADLRVTQEGVSFTLKNIGERGGAEIAQMYIGKQDAQVFRPAIELKGFAKQFLKAGESKTIEIPFDEYTFRYYNVGTSRWETEGGRYEVYIGASSEDLRLSGSVEISGTGAETPYQKEELPSYYSGKANDVGKEEFARLLGREIPYPGYKFYKKRRMVIDENSTVADLRFSRRWIGRWFSGGVRFAHAFLWKIGKRPLANTLMMGVIHQPIRGMAKFGGMSRRQMEAMLMVFNGHACKGLFRFLSKGKKKKED, from the coding sequence ATGAACAAATCCGAAATCATAAAAAAGATGACGATCGAAGAAAAAGCGTCGTTTCTGTCCGGGCGGGATTTCTGGTCTACGACGGAATACGAGAAATACGGCATACCGTCGATGTTTCTGTCGGACGGGCCGCACGGCGTGCGGAAGCAAGCGTCGGCGAGCGACCATCTGGGTTTGAACGCGAGCATCGCAGCGACCTGTTATCCCACTGCGTCTGCGATGGCGAACAGTTGGAATACGGCGCTGGGCGAGCGTTTGGGCGAAAGACTCGGCGAGGAAGCCGCGTCGCAGCGGGTGAACGTGCTGCTGGGACCAGGGCTGAATATCAAGCGAAATCCGCTGTGCGGCAGAAATTTCGAATACTTTTCGGAAGACCCTTACCAGGCGGGCAAGTTGGCGGCGGCATATATCCGCGGCATACAGAAAAACGGCATCTCCGCGTGCCCGAAACACTTTGCCGCGAACAATCAGGAAGAGCGCCGCATGGTCATCGATTCGGTGGTTGACGAACGTACCCTGCGGGAGATATATCTTACCGGTTTCGAGATTGCGGTCAAAGAGGGCGAGCCGAAAACGATCATGTCGTCGTACAACCGAGTCAACGGCACGCACGCCAACGAAAACGAACATCTGTTGCGGGAGATCCTGCGGGACGAATGGGGTTACGGCGGCGTGGTGGTGAGCGACTGGGCAGGCAGCAACGACCGCGTGGCGGGATTAAAAGCGGGCAACGAATTGGAAATGCCCTGTTGCAGATACGGGAACGAGGATATCGTGCGCGCGGTCAAAGAAGGCCGTCTGGACGAAAAAATCGTGAACGAGAGCCTGGTACGGCTTTTGGACCTTATATTCGAAACGGACGGCGCGCTGAAAGACGCCCCCGAACAATTCAACGAGTCGGAACATCATTTATTTGCCTTGGAGTGCGCGCGCGAAAGCGCGGTGCTGCTGAAAAACGAAAAAAGTGCGTTGCCGCTGACGAAAAAAGAAAGGGTATGCGTGGTAGGCGATTTTGCGTGTAAGCCGCGGTATCAGGGCGCGGGCTCGTCGGTCGTGAATCCGACGCGTCTCGATAGCGTGCTCGGCTGTATCAAAGAATATCCGCTGCAATATGTCGGGTATGCGCAAGGGTACGAGCGATACGGTAAGAAAAACCAAAAGTTACGGAAAAAGGCGGTGACTCTCGCCGAGTCTGCGGATACGATCTTGTATTTTGTCGGCTTAGACGAGGTGAGCGAAGCGGAGGGTATCGACCGCCGCGACATGAAACTTCCGCAGAATCAGTTGGAAGTGCTGACAGAACTGACGCGTCTCGGCAAAAAAGTGGTTGCGGTGTTGGTCGGCGGGAGCGCGGTGGAATTCGGTGCGCTGGAACAGTCGGACGCGATCCTGTACGCGTGTTTGGGCGGCCAGGCGGGAGCGCGCGCGATCTTGGATATCCTGACGGGAAAGATCAACCCGTCGGGCAAACTCGCGGAGAGTTTTCCGTATGCGTGGAAGGACTGTGCTTCATCATCGCGCTTTCCCGGCAAGGCGATGAGCGTGGAATACCGGGAGGGGCTGTACGTCGGGTATCGTTACTTTTCCACGGCGAAAATACCCGTGCGGTATCCGTTCGGGTTCGGACTGAGTTATACTAAGTTCGAGTATGCCGATCTGCGCGTTACGCAAGAAGGCGTATCGTTTACCCTAAAAAACATCGGGGAACGCGGCGGCGCGGAGATCGCGCAGATGTATATCGGCAAGCAGGACGCACAAGTGTTCCGCCCCGCGATCGAACTGAAAGGTTTTGCCAAACAGTTTCTGAAAGCGGGAGAAAGCAAAACGATCGAAATACCGTTCGATGAATATACGTTCCGTTATTATAATGTAGGAACGTCGCGCTGGGAGACCGAAGGCGGCAGATACGAAGTGTATATCGGCGCGTCGAGCGAAGACTTGCGTCTAAGCGGTAGCGTCGAGATCTCGGGCACGGGCGCGGAAACGCCGTACCAAAAAGAGGAATTGCCGAGTTATTACTCCGGCAAAGCGAACGACGTCGGCAAGGAAGAGTTTGCGCGGCTTTTAGGACGCGAAATTCCGTATCCGGGTTATAAGTTCTATAAAAAGCGCCGCATGGTGATCGACGAAAACAGCACGGTGGCAGATCTGCGGTTTTCGCGTCGCTGGATCGGCAGGTGGTTCTCAGGCGGAGTACGGTTCGCGCACGCGTTCTTATGGAAGATCGGCAAGCGTCCGCTGGCAAACACGCTGATGATGGGAGTGATCCATCAGCCGATCCGCGGCATGGCAAAATTCGGAGGCATGAGCCGAAGGCAGATGGAGGCGATGCTCATGGTGTTCAACGGCCATGCGTGCAAAGGGCTTTTTCGGTTTCTGAGCAAAGGAAAGAAGAAAAAGGAGGACTGA
- a CDS encoding leucine-rich repeat domain-containing protein codes for MFVRVSIVESVFFTAENPSGTVERGGDYTVRLKMLKGYEPLSCDHASFSIDKRGDGEYELTLRNIERPARVTLFSKKTEKEPAENPATECEILFVYNDGTSECETVKYELSEHIRPNTRNGSGISRKGYTLIGWNTKADGSGEHVGLGSRYTVAQGQKAVLYGEWVKCQPESDFLYSVRADGTLSLTGYKGTGDQEPFAIPSEIAGKTVSDIGYSFTTNIPCGEISAKTLILPDTVKTVSDYAFKNSRFEEIYFFDNLEAVGSKSFSQKIKTYHVNAAKAPCLLKSNYNARFADNIDILIVNKDKRKLLFFAGCSFAYGLDSAAVEEAFGGEYVVANLGINGEFDALFQLECILPYIGVGDVLVHAPEQMSPYQFLASMRLDGRVFAMVEGNYDLLASVDFSYSDSVFEAYMMYNNLRAGQPPCKYSDDAGLFNKYGDYSLERPYDEATEVERDVAYSESYIYDTGLLTEENISRLASVYEKFEDLGARVCVSYAPMNRHSAESAQIFEKAANFEDELVRLLSPYGCFVISEISDYIFDGRYFYDSDYHLNDLGVLLRTERLIDDLFAAGIGGE; via the coding sequence ATGTTCGTCAGGGTCAGTATCGTCGAAAGCGTATTTTTTACGGCGGAAAATCCTTCCGGCACGGTCGAACGCGGCGGCGACTATACCGTGCGTTTGAAAATGTTGAAAGGATACGAGCCTCTGTCTTGCGATCATGCGTCGTTCAGCATAGATAAGAGGGGGGACGGAGAATATGAGTTGACTCTGCGGAATATCGAGCGCCCCGCAAGGGTAACTTTGTTTTCGAAAAAAACGGAAAAAGAACCCGCCGAAAATCCGGCAACGGAATGTGAAATATTATTTGTTTATAACGACGGCACGTCGGAATGTGAAACTGTAAAGTACGAACTTTCCGAACATATCCGTCCGAATACGCGCAACGGGAGCGGGATTTCGCGAAAGGGATACACTCTTATAGGCTGGAATACAAAGGCAGACGGCTCGGGCGAGCACGTAGGGCTGGGCAGCCGATATACGGTTGCGCAAGGTCAGAAGGCCGTTTTGTACGGAGAGTGGGTCAAGTGTCAGCCGGAAAGCGATTTTTTGTACAGCGTGCGGGCAGACGGTACCTTAAGTCTTACAGGATATAAGGGGACGGGAGATCAGGAGCCGTTTGCAATTCCGTCCGAAATCGCTGGAAAAACGGTCTCTGATATCGGCTATTCTTTTACGACAAACATTCCCTGCGGCGAGATATCCGCAAAAACGCTGATTCTGCCGGATACGGTCAAGACAGTATCCGATTACGCTTTCAAAAATTCACGCTTCGAAGAAATTTACTTTTTCGACAATCTCGAAGCGGTGGGCAGTAAATCATTTTCGCAGAAGATCAAAACATATCACGTCAATGCGGCGAAGGCGCCATGTTTGCTTAAATCCAATTATAACGCGAGGTTTGCGGACAATATTGATATTTTGATCGTAAACAAAGACAAAAGAAAATTGCTGTTTTTTGCAGGATGCAGTTTTGCTTACGGGCTCGACAGTGCGGCGGTGGAAGAGGCTTTCGGGGGCGAATACGTCGTTGCCAATTTAGGCATCAACGGTGAATTCGACGCGCTGTTTCAACTCGAATGTATATTGCCTTACATCGGCGTAGGCGACGTATTAGTCCATGCTCCCGAACAAATGAGCCCTTATCAGTTTTTGGCTTCCATGCGTTTGGACGGCCGCGTATTCGCCATGGTAGAGGGGAATTACGATTTGCTGGCATCGGTCGACTTTTCCTATTCGGACAGCGTGTTCGAGGCGTATATGATGTATAATAACCTGCGAGCGGGTCAGCCGCCCTGTAAATATTCGGACGATGCGGGGCTGTTCAATAAATACGGGGATTACTCCTTAGAACGTCCGTACGACGAGGCTACGGAAGTAGAAAGAGATGTTGCTTACAGCGAATCTTACATATATGATACGGGATTGCTGACGGAAGAAAATATCAGCCGCTTGGCTTCCGTCTATGAAAAGTTCGAAGATCTGGGGGCGCGCGTATGCGTGTCGTACGCGCCAATGAATCGTCATTCGGCGGAATCTGCGCAAATTTTTGAAAAGGCGGCGAATTTTGAGGACGAGTTGGTGCGCTTGCTCTCGCCCTATGGCTGCTTTGTGATTTCGGAGATATCCGATTACATTTTCGACGGACGATATTTTTATGATTCCGATTATCACCTGAACGACCTCGGCGTGCTGTTGAGAACGGAACGGCTGATCGACGATTTGTTTGCTGCGGGTATCGGAGGGGAATGA
- a CDS encoding MFS transporter, which produces MKTEKSIFEKGILRTKVKTANVKPVEAMIGYLIGPFCGMLANCLFGTYLVEYFRKVLFAQELAAGNTGIETFLTLFPILSAVLIVAGNLVAGQIIERTRTRAGKARPYILLSSVTVAVASVLMFIQPVENAVFKMVWLAVAYNLFYAVAFPLYNTANSALVPMSTRNGKQRGFLASLVNMALLGGSGAGSIVMPMIILAFANGFPGPAEGLPSSNGYLVLFIAIGVITFLGCILQYYFTRERVTEESITSLAETEKVKGPTLGKQAKAIFGDRFFVTAIIFYLLFQLSGGIKNGSMMSFTNNIKFAGLEPAFAMSILGIVGAVPMAAAILFVSPLCNKFGKKAVVLTGMTLGAAGGVLAGIFYDNFIMVAVGVAVKCLGSAPAGYMILAMLADCLDHMEAKNGFRCDGLAMSVYSSIMIASVPLATGIISGVLGAFGDAIGSVVSYIWIETIAYALAALVMLFFGVEKYLVKDRETVLARQRSEAEAAGIEWVEPEERLRREEAEADRMAEEARIADLKAYCEKKGLDFAAEEAKYQEKRRRKAKK; this is translated from the coding sequence ATGAAGACGGAAAAAAGTATATTCGAAAAGGGCATACTGCGTACGAAAGTGAAGACGGCGAACGTGAAACCCGTGGAGGCAATGATCGGTTATCTGATCGGGCCGTTTTGCGGGATGCTGGCGAACTGCCTGTTCGGTACGTATCTCGTGGAGTATTTCCGCAAGGTATTGTTTGCGCAGGAACTCGCGGCGGGGAACACGGGGATCGAAACGTTTCTGACGTTGTTTCCGATCCTTTCCGCGGTGCTGATCGTGGCAGGGAACCTTGTCGCGGGTCAGATCATAGAACGGACGCGCACGCGTGCGGGGAAAGCGCGTCCGTACATACTGCTCTCGTCGGTGACGGTAGCCGTTGCGAGCGTGCTGATGTTTATCCAGCCCGTAGAAAATGCGGTATTCAAGATGGTATGGCTGGCAGTGGCGTACAACCTGTTCTATGCGGTGGCGTTTCCGCTGTACAACACGGCAAACAGCGCATTGGTTCCTATGTCTACGCGGAACGGCAAACAGCGCGGCTTTCTGGCGTCGCTGGTGAACATGGCGCTGTTGGGCGGGTCGGGCGCGGGCTCTATCGTGATGCCGATGATCATTTTGGCCTTTGCGAACGGGTTTCCCGGTCCCGCGGAAGGATTGCCCTCCTCGAACGGATATCTCGTTTTGTTTATCGCGATCGGAGTAATCACGTTTCTGGGTTGCATATTGCAGTACTATTTTACGCGCGAGAGGGTGACTGAGGAAAGCATAACGAGTCTTGCCGAAACGGAGAAAGTGAAAGGTCCGACGCTGGGAAAGCAGGCGAAAGCGATATTTGGCGACCGGTTTTTCGTTACGGCGATCATATTCTATCTATTGTTCCAGTTATCGGGCGGAATCAAGAACGGATCCATGATGTCGTTTACGAATAACATAAAGTTCGCGGGATTAGAGCCTGCGTTCGCGATGTCGATCTTAGGCATAGTCGGCGCGGTGCCGATGGCCGCGGCGATCCTGTTCGTGTCGCCGTTGTGTAACAAATTCGGGAAGAAGGCGGTCGTGTTGACGGGCATGACGCTCGGCGCGGCGGGCGGCGTGCTCGCGGGGATATTTTACGATAATTTTATCATGGTCGCGGTGGGCGTGGCGGTAAAATGTCTGGGATCCGCGCCCGCGGGATATATGATCCTGGCGATGCTTGCGGACTGTCTGGATCATATGGAGGCGAAAAACGGCTTCCGCTGCGACGGTTTGGCGATGTCGGTATACAGTTCAATCATGATCGCGTCGGTGCCGCTGGCGACGGGCATCATAAGCGGTGTGTTGGGCGCGTTCGGGGACGCGATCGGATCGGTTGTATCGTATATCTGGATAGAAACGATCGCGTACGCGCTGGCGGCGCTGGTCATGCTCTTTTTCGGCGTGGAGAAATATCTCGTCAAAGACCGCGAAACGGTGCTAGCGCGACAAAGGTCCGAGGCCGAGGCGGCCGGCATCGAGTGGGTGGAGCCGGAAGAGCGTCTTCGTCGGGAAGAGGCGGAAGCGGACCGTATGGCGGAGGAGGCCCGCATCGCGGACTTGAAAGCGTATTGCGAAAAGAAAGGTTTGGACTTTGCTGCGGAGGAAGCGAAATATCAGGAAAAACGCCGCAGGAAAGCAAAAAAATAA
- a CDS encoding glycosyltransferase family 2 protein, with amino-acid sequence MYLITFAVPCYNSAGYMRRCIDTLLTGGEDVEIIIVNDGSTDETGKIAREYAERFPNVTAVNQENGGHGSGVNKGLELARGLYFKVVDSDDWLETAALHTLLDTLWEHLEQDTPADLYLTNFVYEKVVENARFVRRYTENFPQGRLFGWNEVKRFRNSNVLLMHSMLYRTDKLRESGVVLPEHTFYVDNIFAYKPLPYTKKLYYMNIDLYRYYIGREDQSVNRENIVKRYRQQIRVMKEMLNAYSYRDLNKLQSGLSQYMKHDLGVVMTLTMMFTTGGKENIAERKIALKELWENLRRKDEKMYSYLRRSYPALVNWLPFRLCGTVMSCGYKFFRNKLKCS; translated from the coding sequence ATGTATCTGATCACGTTTGCCGTTCCGTGTTACAATTCGGCGGGATATATGCGACGGTGTATAGATACGCTTCTTACCGGCGGCGAGGACGTGGAAATCATCATCGTCAACGACGGCTCGACGGACGAAACGGGAAAGATCGCAAGGGAATATGCGGAACGCTTTCCGAACGTGACGGCGGTGAATCAGGAAAACGGGGGACACGGTTCGGGAGTGAACAAAGGTCTGGAACTCGCGCGGGGCTTATATTTCAAAGTCGTGGATTCGGACGACTGGCTCGAAACCGCAGCCCTGCATACGTTGCTGGATACGCTGTGGGAGCATCTGGAACAGGATACGCCCGCAGATCTGTACCTGACGAATTTCGTATACGAAAAAGTGGTGGAAAACGCAAGGTTCGTGAGGCGTTACACGGAGAATTTCCCGCAGGGAAGACTGTTCGGCTGGAACGAGGTGAAACGGTTCCGTAATTCCAACGTGTTGTTGATGCACTCTATGCTGTACCGCACGGATAAACTGCGTGAAAGCGGGGTCGTTTTACCCGAACATACTTTTTATGTGGATAATATCTTCGCCTATAAACCGTTGCCGTATACGAAAAAACTGTACTATATGAATATCGATCTGTATCGCTATTATATCGGCAGGGAAGACCAGTCGGTGAACCGTGAGAACATCGTGAAACGATACCGTCAGCAGATCCGCGTGATGAAAGAGATGTTGAACGCGTACAGTTACCGTGATTTGAATAAATTGCAGAGCGGCTTGTCGCAGTATATGAAGCACGATCTGGGCGTGGTGATGACGCTGACGATGATGTTTACGACGGGAGGCAAAGAAAACATAGCGGAACGCAAGATCGCTTTGAAAGAACTGTGGGAAAACTTGCGCAGAAAAGACGAGAAAATGTACTCATATCTGCGCCGAAGTTATCCCGCGCTCGTAAACTGGCTGCCGTTCCGTTTATGCGGCACCGTCATGTCCTGCGGTTATAAATTTTTTCGCAATAAATTGAAATGCAGTTAA
- a CDS encoding MBOAT family O-acyltransferase, producing the protein MNFNSLSFLLFLPLVVCLYWCLPHKFRWILLLIASYYFYMCWNVKLIFLILTTTAVSYVSGLCMERASNIRIKKLMLGITLFVCLGLLVFFKYADFLLQSIVGALNFFGADIVGISLNILLPVGISFYTFQTLSYVIDVYRGKIRAERHFGYFALFVSYFPQLVAGPIERPENLLPQLKSPQNLDGENVKTGLKFLVSGFVQKCVIADFCGIYVDKVYANLASSNALAVFIASGLFLIQMYNDFAGYSEIAMGAARLMGVKLTRNFNEPLRSKSYTEFFRRWHITLNQWFTDYVYIPLGGSRKGKLRKIVNTLVVFFLCGLWHGADWTYVLWGLTAGIFVCAESVLKKPALKLCGKLHIRPDSGILPLLRWGIVMVLFSLSAILFRAQSISEIITAFNRIFTANGFGTGYWSECAEQLGLNAGKLLLLLLSLSVMILLPKLTECNHALFLGEKRVLISETTGAMFFGIFCIAFCWLALLSQTDASGFQYFQF; encoded by the coding sequence ATGAATTTCAACTCCTTGTCCTTTTTATTGTTTTTGCCTTTGGTCGTATGCCTGTATTGGTGCCTGCCGCATAAATTCCGTTGGATACTGCTGCTGATCGCGTCGTACTATTTTTATATGTGCTGGAACGTAAAACTGATTTTTTTGATTTTGACAACGACGGCGGTTTCTTACGTTTCGGGACTCTGTATGGAGCGTGCGTCGAATATCCGCATAAAAAAGTTGATGCTCGGCATCACGCTTTTTGTTTGCCTCGGTCTGCTCGTTTTCTTTAAATATGCGGATTTTTTGTTGCAAAGTATTGTCGGCGCGCTGAATTTTTTCGGCGCGGATATTGTCGGTATTTCCCTCAATATTTTACTTCCCGTCGGCATATCGTTTTATACGTTTCAGACACTTTCGTATGTTATCGATGTTTATCGGGGGAAAATCCGCGCGGAAAGGCATTTCGGATATTTTGCCCTCTTCGTTTCATATTTTCCCCAGTTGGTGGCGGGTCCGATCGAACGGCCTGAAAATTTGCTTCCGCAGTTGAAAAGTCCGCAGAATTTAGACGGGGAGAACGTGAAAACAGGGTTGAAGTTTCTTGTTTCGGGTTTTGTCCAAAAATGTGTGATCGCTGATTTTTGCGGGATATATGTAGATAAGGTTTACGCAAATCTCGCTTCAAGCAATGCTCTCGCCGTTTTTATCGCTTCTGGGTTGTTTCTCATCCAGATGTATAATGATTTTGCGGGTTATTCAGAGATAGCAATGGGGGCTGCAAGGCTGATGGGCGTAAAACTCACGCGTAATTTCAACGAGCCTTTGCGTTCAAAAAGTTATACGGAATTTTTCCGTCGGTGGCATATTACGCTCAACCAATGGTTTACGGATTATGTATATATTCCGCTGGGAGGCAGCAGGAAAGGAAAATTGAGAAAGATCGTCAATACGTTGGTCGTCTTTTTTCTGTGCGGTCTATGGCACGGGGCGGATTGGACGTACGTATTATGGGGATTAACGGCCGGGATCTTTGTCTGCGCGGAAAGTGTTTTGAAAAAACCCGCCTTAAAATTGTGCGGAAAACTGCATATCCGTCCCGATTCGGGCATTTTGCCATTGCTGCGCTGGGGTATCGTTATGGTATTGTTCAGTTTGTCTGCGATACTGTTCCGCGCACAGAGTATAAGCGAGATCATTACGGCGTTCAATCGAATATTTACGGCGAACGGATTCGGAACGGGTTACTGGTCGGAATGCGCCGAACAACTCGGACTGAATGCGGGAAAACTTTTATTGCTGCTCCTTTCACTTTCCGTAATGATTCTGTTGCCGAAATTGACCGAATGCAATCACGCGCTGTTTCTTGGAGAGAAAAGAGTTTTGATATCCGAAACCACAGGAGCGATGTTCTTCGGAATATTTTGTATCGCTTTTTGTTGGCTTGCGCTTCTCTCACAGACAGACGCGAGCGGATTTCAATATTTTCAGTTTTAA